In Janthinobacterium sp. J1-1, a single genomic region encodes these proteins:
- the panC gene encoding pantoate--beta-alanine ligase, whose translation MKIISDIDELRDQLSGQLRTAFVPTMGNLHEGHLSLMRLARKHGDPVVASIFVNRLQFGPNEDFEKYPRTMAADVAKLEKEGVYVLFAPTEKELYPEPQEYRVRPPDGLGNTLEGEFRPGFFEGVCTVVTKLFSCVQPRAAVFGKKDYQQLMIIRNMARQLAMPTEIIAAETYRAEDGLALSSRNMYLSDSERAEAPELYKGLNFVAEEVRKGNLSVTELEQAAMRLLDGRGWKSDYISVRKRANLQAPDAAELAAGEPLVVLAAARLGQTRLIDNLEI comes from the coding sequence ATGAAAATTATTTCCGACATCGATGAATTGCGCGACCAGCTCAGCGGACAGCTGCGCACGGCCTTCGTGCCCACCATGGGCAATCTGCATGAAGGCCACCTGTCACTGATGCGCCTGGCGCGCAAGCATGGCGACCCGGTGGTGGCCTCGATTTTCGTCAACCGCCTGCAGTTCGGCCCGAACGAAGACTTCGAAAAATATCCGCGCACCATGGCCGCCGATGTCGCCAAGCTGGAAAAGGAAGGCGTCTACGTGCTGTTTGCGCCGACCGAGAAGGAACTGTATCCGGAACCCCAGGAATACCGCGTGCGCCCGCCTGACGGCCTGGGCAATACCCTGGAAGGCGAGTTCCGCCCCGGCTTCTTCGAAGGCGTGTGCACGGTGGTCACCAAACTGTTTTCCTGCGTGCAGCCGCGCGCGGCCGTGTTCGGCAAAAAGGATTACCAGCAACTGATGATCATCCGCAACATGGCGCGCCAGCTGGCCATGCCGACCGAAATCATCGCCGCCGAAACGTATCGGGCCGAGGATGGCCTGGCGCTGTCGTCGCGCAATATGTATTTGTCCGACAGCGAACGCGCCGAAGCGCCGGAACTGTACAAGGGCCTGAATTTCGTGGCCGAGGAAGTCCGCAAGGGCAACCTGTCCGTAACGGAACTGGAACAGGCCGCCATGCGCCTGCTCGACGGCCGCGGCTGGAAGTCCGACTATATCTCGGTGCGCAAGCGCGCCAACCTGCAGGCGCCCGACGCGGCCGAACTGGCGGCAGGCGAGCCGCTGGTGGTGCTGGCGGCGGCCAGGCTGGGGCAGACGCGCCTGATCGATAATCTGGAGATTTAG
- the cheY gene encoding chemotaxis response regulator CheY: protein MADPKMKFLVVDDFSTMRRIVRNLLKELGYANVDEAEDGVMGLAKLRAESYDFVVSDWNMPNMDGLTMLQHIRADPALAKLPVLMVTAEAKKENIIAAAQAGASGYVVKPFTAATLDEKLNKIFEKLEKAGA, encoded by the coding sequence ATGGCTGATCCAAAGATGAAATTTTTAGTCGTTGACGATTTTTCGACGATGCGTCGCATTGTCCGGAATCTGTTGAAGGAACTGGGTTATGCCAACGTCGACGAGGCGGAAGACGGTGTGATGGGCCTGGCCAAGCTGCGCGCGGAATCGTATGATTTCGTTGTCTCGGACTGGAACATGCCGAACATGGACGGCCTGACGATGCTGCAGCATATCCGCGCCGATCCGGCCCTGGCCAAGCTGCCGGTGCTGATGGTGACGGCTGAAGCGAAAAAGGAAAACATCATCGCTGCCGCGCAAGCGGGCGCCAGCGGCTACGTCGTCAAGCCGTTCACGGCCGCGACGCTCGATGAAAAGCTGAACAAGATTTTCGAAAAACTGGAAAAAGCCGGCGCCTGA
- a CDS encoding chemotaxis response regulator protein-glutamate methylesterase, producing MKIKVLIVDDSALIRSVMAEIVNSQPDMEVVGTAPDPLVARELIKQTNPDVLTLDVEMPKMDGLDFLEKLMRLRPMPVLMVSSLTERGSEITMRALELGAVDFVTKPKISIQSGMREYTEMIADKIRAASKARIRARTIAPAGAPAAPGTAPLPILRNPLLSSEKLIIVGASTGGTEAIREFLMQMPSDCPGILITQHMPEGFTRSFARRLDSLCKISVQEAAGGERVLPGHAYIAPGHSHLTLTRSGANYMTKIDQGEPVNRHRPSVDVLFRSAAQFAGKNAVGVILTGMGKDGAQGMLEMKAAGAYNFAQDEASCVVFGMPREAIAVGATHEVGALTALPGMVLGYLAAHGMRALRV from the coding sequence ATGAAGATCAAGGTATTGATCGTGGATGACTCGGCGCTGATCCGCAGCGTGATGGCGGAAATCGTCAACAGCCAGCCCGATATGGAAGTGGTGGGCACGGCGCCCGATCCGCTGGTGGCGCGCGAGCTGATCAAGCAGACCAACCCGGATGTGCTGACGCTGGACGTCGAGATGCCGAAGATGGATGGCCTGGACTTCCTGGAAAAGCTGATGCGCCTGCGCCCGATGCCGGTATTGATGGTGTCGTCGCTGACCGAGCGCGGTTCGGAAATCACCATGCGCGCGCTGGAATTGGGCGCCGTCGACTTCGTCACCAAACCGAAAATTTCGATCCAGAGCGGCATGCGCGAATACACCGAAATGATTGCCGACAAGATCCGCGCCGCCTCCAAGGCGCGCATCCGTGCCCGCACCATCGCACCGGCCGGCGCACCGGCCGCGCCCGGCACGGCGCCCTTGCCCATCCTGCGCAATCCGCTGCTGTCGTCGGAAAAACTGATCATCGTCGGCGCCTCGACCGGTGGCACCGAGGCGATCCGCGAATTCCTGATGCAGATGCCGTCGGACTGCCCCGGCATCCTGATCACCCAGCACATGCCCGAAGGTTTTACGCGCTCGTTCGCGCGCCGCCTCGATTCGCTGTGCAAGATATCGGTGCAGGAAGCGGCCGGCGGCGAGCGCGTGCTGCCTGGCCACGCGTATATCGCTCCCGGCCACTCGCACCTGACCTTGACGCGCAGCGGCGCCAACTACATGACCAAGATCGACCAGGGCGAGCCCGTCAACCGCCACCGCCCGTCGGTGGACGTGCTGTTCCGCTCGGCCGCCCAGTTCGCCGGCAAGAACGCGGTCGGCGTGATCCTGACCGGCATGGGCAAGGATGGCGCGCAAGGGATGCTGGAGATGAAGGCCGCGGGAGCGTATAATTTCGCACAGGATGAAGCCAGTTGCGTGGTGTTCGGCATGCCGCGCGAAGCGATCGCCGTCGGTGCCACGCATGAGGTCGGCGCATTGACGGCTTTGCCTGGCATGGTGCTTGGGTACCTGGCGGCGCATGGCATGCGCGCTTTACGCGTGTAA
- the cheD gene encoding chemoreceptor glutamine deamidase CheD, with protein MSLAPKEQFATNVYFDRTFNCEAAKILPGEYYFTNKDMLIVTVLGSCVSACIRDRVTGLGGMNHFMLPDGGSDTNSPISASMRYGTYAMEILINDLLKAGARRENMEAKVFGGGAVLRGFTAINVGERNAAFVINYLKAEKMRVVAEDLNDIHPRKVYFFPRSGKVLVKKLMQSHNDTLVRRELDYASRLKVAPVGGSVDLF; from the coding sequence ATGAGCCTCGCACCCAAAGAACAATTCGCCACCAACGTCTATTTCGACCGGACGTTCAACTGCGAAGCCGCCAAGATCCTGCCTGGCGAGTACTACTTCACCAACAAGGACATGCTGATCGTCACCGTGCTGGGATCGTGCGTGTCGGCCTGCATCCGCGACCGCGTCACGGGCCTGGGCGGCATGAACCACTTCATGCTGCCCGACGGCGGCAGCGACACCAACAGCCCGATCTCGGCCTCGATGCGTTATGGCACCTACGCCATGGAGATACTGATCAACGACCTGCTGAAAGCGGGCGCCAGGCGCGAGAACATGGAAGCGAAAGTGTTCGGCGGCGGCGCCGTGCTGCGCGGTTTTACGGCGATCAACGTCGGCGAGCGCAATGCGGCCTTCGTCATCAATTACCTGAAGGCGGAAAAAATGCGCGTGGTGGCCGAAGACCTGAACGACATCCACCCGCGCAAGGTGTATTTCTTCCCGCGCAGCGGCAAGGTACTGGTCAAGAAACTGATGCAGTCGCACAACGACACCCTGGTCCGCCGCGAACTCGATTACGCCAGCCGCCTGAAAGTCGCTCCCGTGGGCGGATCAGTAGATTTGTTCTAA
- a CDS encoding CheR family methyltransferase, protein MPQTKTDSVKEFDFTGKDFERVRAMIYKRAGIALADSKQEMVYSRLARRLRATGISSFVRYLDDLEAGRMADEWEAFTNALTTNLTSFFREAHHFPLLAEHVKKLKGPITIWCSAASTGEEPYSIAMTVCEAFNTLTPPVTIIATDIDTNVLATAANGVYNLDRLDKMPADRARRFFLRGKGDREGQVRVRPELRQMITFKPLNLLADGWPLTGQFDVIFCRNVMIYFDKATQRKILSRFVPLMKPDALLFAGHSENFLYVSESLKLRGKTVYELDLSRSTAPKASSQRT, encoded by the coding sequence ATGCCGCAAACAAAAACGGATTCAGTCAAGGAATTTGACTTTACCGGCAAGGATTTCGAGCGGGTCCGCGCCATGATCTACAAGCGGGCCGGCATCGCGCTGGCCGACAGCAAGCAGGAAATGGTCTACAGCCGCCTGGCGCGCCGCTTGCGCGCGACCGGCATCTCGTCCTTCGTGCGCTACCTGGACGACCTGGAAGCGGGCCGCATGGCTGACGAGTGGGAGGCGTTCACCAACGCGCTGACGACCAACCTGACCTCGTTCTTCCGCGAGGCCCATCACTTTCCGCTGTTGGCGGAACACGTGAAAAAGCTCAAGGGACCGATCACCATCTGGTGTTCGGCCGCCTCCACGGGCGAGGAGCCGTATTCGATCGCCATGACGGTGTGCGAGGCCTTCAATACGCTCACGCCGCCGGTGACCATCATCGCCACCGACATCGACACCAATGTGCTGGCCACGGCCGCCAATGGCGTCTACAACCTGGACCGGCTCGACAAGATGCCGGCCGACCGCGCGCGCCGCTTCTTCTTGCGCGGCAAGGGCGACCGCGAAGGCCAGGTGCGGGTGCGCCCCGAGCTGCGCCAGATGATCACCTTCAAGCCACTGAACCTGCTGGCCGACGGCTGGCCGTTGACGGGGCAGTTCGACGTGATCTTCTGCCGCAACGTGATGATCTATTTCGACAAGGCGACCCAGCGCAAGATCCTGTCGCGCTTCGTGCCGCTGATGAAACCCGACGCCCTGCTGTTCGCGGGCCACTCGGAAAATTTCCTGTACGTGTCGGAGTCCTTGAAACTGCGTGGCAAGACGGTGTATGAGCTGGACCTGTCGCGCAGCACCGCACCCAAAGCATCGTCGCAACGTACCTGA